From one Candidatus Acididesulfobacter guangdongensis genomic stretch:
- the hisH gene encoding imidazole glycerol phosphate synthase subunit HisH, giving the protein MINKAIKIVIVDYGMGNLNNVKNSFNKIGFDSTITHDFHEIEKATHLVLPGVGGFKDAMKELKNKDLIQPIKDAVLNHNSVSFLGICLGMQLLFEHSEEFGNAEGLGILKGKVIKFNSDIVPIIPHVGWNDINIKKNGIKEFQHIENNSFFYFLHSYYCKPDDDTITAASCFYYETFTACVKKDNIFACQFHPEKSHDAGLTLLKNFVS; this is encoded by the coding sequence ATGATAAATAAAGCTATTAAAATAGTTATTGTAGATTATGGCATGGGCAATCTTAATAATGTAAAAAATTCATTTAATAAGATAGGTTTTGATTCCACTATTACCCATGATTTTCATGAAATAGAAAAGGCTACGCATCTCGTGCTTCCCGGAGTAGGAGGATTTAAAGATGCTATGAAAGAACTTAAAAATAAAGATTTAATACAGCCTATTAAAGATGCGGTATTAAATCATAACTCTGTTTCATTTCTTGGAATATGTCTGGGTATGCAGCTTTTATTTGAACATTCTGAAGAATTTGGGAATGCGGAAGGACTTGGGATATTGAAAGGCAAAGTGATTAAATTTAATAGTGATATCGTTCCGATTATTCCGCATGTCGGCTGGAATGATATTAATATAAAAAAAAACGGAATAAAAGAATTTCAACATATAGAAAATAATAGTTTTTTTTATTTTCTGCATTCTTATTATTGCAAACCCGATGATGATACTATTACGGCTGCTTCTTGTTTCTATTACGAAACATTTACGGCATGCGTAAAAAAGGACAATATTTTTGCGTGCCAGTTTCATCCTGAAAAGAGTCATGATGCCGGACTGACATTGCTAAAAAATTTTGTGTCTTAG
- a CDS encoding 1-(5-phosphoribosyl)-5-[(5-phosphoribosylamino)methylideneamino] imidazole-4-carboxamide isomerase, which translates to MMIIPAVDILGSECVRLAKGDYKDKKNYKLTPLEAALNWQSQGAKRLHVVDLDGAKSGNPENFDIINDIIKSVNIPVEIGGGIRDDETIENYFNAGASYVILGSILFKNIGGILKSLEKYKGKIIAGLDLFNKKIALSGWTEKIEVDFYDAVDNLYNNYGVNQFIFTDINRDGMLKGPNIDFIKECSSICRDIQKISNNTDSSLCNADNNDDSAINNIKFIASGGVSGIGDIRLLRDLYLDNMLGIITGKALYDDRLNLEEAIKTLQ; encoded by the coding sequence ATGATGATTATACCGGCTGTAGATATTTTAGGCTCAGAATGTGTAAGGCTTGCAAAGGGAGATTATAAAGATAAAAAAAATTATAAATTGACGCCGTTGGAAGCCGCTTTAAATTGGCAGAGTCAAGGCGCTAAAAGGCTTCATGTAGTTGATCTTGACGGCGCAAAATCAGGAAATCCGGAAAATTTCGATATAATTAATGATATTATCAAATCTGTTAATATTCCTGTTGAAATCGGCGGAGGAATAAGGGACGACGAAACAATAGAAAATTATTTTAATGCAGGTGCTTCGTATGTTATTCTCGGATCTATTCTTTTTAAAAACATCGGCGGTATTTTAAAATCTTTAGAAAAATACAAGGGAAAAATAATTGCAGGTCTTGATTTGTTTAATAAAAAAATTGCGTTATCCGGCTGGACGGAAAAAATAGAGGTAGACTTTTATGATGCCGTGGATAATCTGTATAATAATTATGGCGTTAACCAGTTTATTTTTACCGATATTAACAGAGACGGAATGCTCAAAGGACCGAATATTGATTTTATAAAAGAATGTTCGTCTATATGCAGAGATATACAGAAAATAAGCAATAATACTGATAGCAGTCTATGCAATGCCGATAATAATGACGATAGCGCTATTAATAATATTAAGTTTATAGCTTCAGGAGGAGTATCCGGCATTGGCGACATCAGACTGCTGAGGGATTTATATTTAGACAACATGCTCGGTATAATAACAGGAAAAGCGCTATATGACGATAGGCTTAATTTAGAAGAAGCCATTAAAACGCTGCAATAA
- the murA gene encoding UDP-N-acetylglucosamine 1-carboxyvinyltransferase: MEKMIIEGGIPLRGEVSISGSKNAALPIIASSIMFDDSDNELCNVPNLQDIATIKKLLVSLNAEVKDSDDGKLSINTSTINNFDAPYDLVKTMRASVLVLGPLLAKYKKARVSLPGGCAIGARPIDFHLQALRALGATIKMEHGYVEATAGKLKGAEIIFPIPSVTGTENIIMAATLAEGTTVIKNAAREPEIDDLILALCNGGANIKRVEPSVIVIKGVKKLNKLSHYIVSDRIEAGTYMVASAITQGDIIVKNVNLNHMGAIIDKLTEAGVKINVVSTSSVRVKGPKTIKSVDISTAPFPYFPTDMQAQMMALMSIAGGLCVITENIFENRFMHVAELRRLGADIKVCGNFAIVKGTSALSGTEVMATDLRASASLVLAGLASSKDYTSISRIYHLDRGYEAMEKKLSGLGAIISRTDDSNTADYNDEYLSNQSIASGIK; encoded by the coding sequence ATGGAAAAAATGATAATTGAAGGCGGTATCCCTTTAAGGGGTGAAGTATCTATAAGCGGTTCGAAGAACGCTGCATTACCTATTATTGCATCATCTATTATGTTTGACGATTCCGACAATGAACTGTGTAATGTTCCAAATCTTCAGGATATAGCTACTATTAAGAAACTTCTTGTCAGTCTTAATGCCGAGGTAAAAGATTCGGACGACGGAAAATTATCTATAAATACCTCGACCATTAACAACTTTGATGCACCATATGACCTTGTGAAAACTATGAGGGCTTCGGTTCTTGTTCTTGGACCGCTGCTTGCTAAATACAAAAAAGCCAGAGTGTCGCTTCCGGGCGGATGCGCTATCGGAGCGAGACCTATCGATTTCCATTTGCAGGCGCTTAGGGCTCTCGGCGCCACTATTAAGATGGAACATGGATATGTTGAGGCTACTGCCGGAAAACTTAAAGGCGCTGAAATTATTTTTCCGATACCTTCTGTTACAGGAACGGAAAACATTATTATGGCGGCAACGCTTGCGGAAGGCACTACTGTTATAAAAAATGCAGCAAGAGAGCCTGAGATAGACGATTTAATTCTTGCTTTATGCAACGGCGGAGCAAATATTAAAAGAGTCGAACCGTCCGTTATAGTCATCAAAGGAGTTAAAAAGCTGAATAAATTAAGCCATTATATTGTTTCAGACAGAATTGAAGCGGGTACCTATATGGTTGCTTCGGCTATAACGCAAGGCGATATTATAGTGAAGAACGTTAATCTGAATCATATGGGCGCAATTATAGATAAATTAACCGAAGCAGGTGTAAAAATAAACGTTGTTTCAACTTCTTCGGTAAGGGTAAAAGGACCTAAAACGATTAAAAGCGTTGATATTTCAACTGCTCCTTTTCCTTATTTTCCCACGGATATGCAGGCTCAAATGATGGCGCTTATGTCTATTGCAGGAGGATTGTGTGTTATAACCGAAAATATTTTTGAAAATAGATTTATGCACGTAGCTGAACTGAGAAGGCTTGGAGCCGATATAAAAGTATGCGGTAATTTTGCTATAGTAAAAGGAACAAGCGCTTTGTCGGGAACTGAAGTTATGGCGACGGATTTGAGAGCAAGCGCATCGTTAGTTCTGGCAGGGCTGGCTTCGTCCAAGGATTATACTTCTATATCGAGAATATATCATTTAGACAGAGGATATGAGGCTATGGAAAAAAAATTATCCGGTTTAGGCGCTATTATTTCAAGAACAGATGATTCAAACACGGCGGATTATAATGATGAATATTTATCAAATCAATCAATAGCATCGGGAATTAAATAA
- a CDS encoding 30S ribosomal protein S21, with protein sequence MSIVKIKDNESFESALRRFKKSCERAGILSEIRKREHYEKPSVKKKKKAAAARKRNSKKNRYNY encoded by the coding sequence TTGTCAATCGTAAAAATAAAGGACAATGAATCATTTGAAAGTGCATTAAGACGTTTTAAAAAATCCTGCGAAAGAGCAGGAATCCTTTCTGAAATCAGAAAAAGAGAACATTACGAAAAGCCCAGCGTTAAAAAAAAGAAAAAAGCTGCGGCGGCAAGAAAGCGAAATTCTAAAAAAAATCGCTATAATTATTAA
- the hisG gene encoding ATP phosphoribosyltransferase: protein MKEKVRIAIPKGRVLESALDLLRKSGFIKHSDEDYNSRKLIFNYEDDNAKLLIVKPWDVPTFVEYGAADIGVAGKDILLEKFKNVYEPLDLGIGKCKIAVAVHKSINFGNIAGADAAVLGQSDKNEKKAINGNETNNIRTALYLSNNIRVATKYVNITKDFFKKKGISVQIVKLYGNIELAPLTGLCEVIVDLVSTGETLRQNNLLLIEEIALITSRLIVNRASLKTNPKEIHNIIMRINQNIKA, encoded by the coding sequence ATGAAAGAAAAGGTGAGGATTGCAATTCCGAAAGGACGCGTACTTGAAAGTGCCCTTGATTTATTAAGAAAATCAGGGTTCATTAAACATTCCGATGAAGATTATAATTCTCGAAAATTAATATTTAATTATGAAGATGATAATGCAAAGTTATTAATAGTCAAACCATGGGATGTTCCTACGTTTGTTGAGTATGGTGCGGCGGATATCGGAGTAGCGGGAAAAGACATTTTGCTTGAGAAATTTAAAAATGTTTACGAACCTCTTGACTTGGGCATTGGTAAATGCAAGATAGCAGTTGCTGTGCATAAATCAATAAATTTTGGCAATATTGCCGGTGCGGATGCAGCAGTTTTAGGACAATCGGACAAAAATGAAAAAAAAGCAATCAACGGTAATGAAACGAATAATATTCGGACTGCATTATATCTGTCAAACAATATAAGAGTGGCAACAAAATATGTAAACATAACAAAAGATTTTTTTAAAAAAAAAGGTATAAGCGTTCAGATAGTCAAACTATACGGAAATATTGAACTGGCTCCTTTAACCGGACTTTGCGAGGTCATAGTGGATCTTGTATCTACCGGTGAAACTCTGAGGCAAAACAATCTTTTGCTTATTGAAGAAATAGCCCTTATAACATCCCGTTTAATCGTCAATAGGGCAAGCTTAAAAACAAACCCCAAAGAAATACATAATATTATAATGAGAATAAATCAAAATATAAAAGCATAA
- a CDS encoding aminotransferase class I/II-fold pyridoxal phosphate-dependent enzyme codes for MKIDNFIKESVINLKPYMPVEIEQDYNLLKLDANESNYTLNKSLKKKYADFIKGTLINLYPDSGNKRLIRLLENHYSARSDNFIFGNGSDELISIILASLKKDIIVNIPYPTFSMYEIIAKYNDLKVNNINLLEDFFELPPDILNQGAADTACEKRLNCYDDEKTENSGGQKNIYFFAYPNNPTGNHFSSDILLNLLDGKNNIVVIDEAYLMFSDKESFIKYLNKYENLIVLKTFSKIGLAGLRFGMLFAGDKLINEFKKIKLPYNINSLTLASIEFFLNNYIFFEKNIHKTVVQRDKLFLKLKKLNFINVYKSDANFIFFGLIDEKIKSAFDAFLKKHNVAIRNFTGRFENFYRITVGLPSENDKIIEYFKEFDSTK; via the coding sequence ATGAAAATAGATAATTTCATTAAAGAAAGCGTAATTAATCTCAAGCCGTATATGCCGGTTGAGATTGAACAGGACTACAATTTACTGAAATTAGACGCCAATGAATCTAATTATACTTTAAATAAAAGTTTAAAAAAAAAATACGCTGATTTTATTAAAGGAACACTAATCAATTTATATCCGGATTCGGGTAATAAAAGGCTAATCAGACTGCTGGAAAATCATTATAGCGCAAGGTCTGATAATTTTATTTTTGGAAACGGTTCTGACGAACTTATTTCCATAATTTTGGCAAGTTTAAAAAAAGATATTATCGTCAATATTCCTTATCCTACATTTTCAATGTATGAGATTATTGCAAAATACAATGATCTAAAAGTTAATAATATTAATCTGCTTGAAGATTTTTTTGAATTGCCGCCTGACATACTTAATCAAGGCGCAGCAGATACTGCTTGTGAAAAACGCTTAAATTGCTATGATGATGAAAAAACAGAAAATAGCGGCGGGCAGAAAAATATTTATTTTTTCGCCTATCCTAATAATCCTACGGGAAATCATTTCAGCAGCGATATACTGCTCAATCTTCTTGACGGCAAAAATAATATTGTCGTTATAGATGAAGCATATTTAATGTTTTCAGATAAAGAATCATTTATTAAATATTTAAATAAATACGAAAATTTAATAGTATTGAAAACATTTTCTAAAATAGGATTGGCAGGATTAAGATTTGGGATGCTTTTTGCAGGAGATAAATTAATAAACGAGTTTAAAAAAATTAAACTTCCGTATAACATAAACTCATTGACGCTTGCTTCCATAGAGTTCTTTTTAAATAATTACATATTTTTTGAAAAAAATATTCACAAAACCGTTGTTCAACGCGATAAATTATTTTTAAAACTAAAAAAGCTAAATTTTATTAACGTCTATAAATCAGATGCCAATTTTATTTTTTTTGGCTTAATAGATGAAAAGATTAAATCTGCGTTTGACGCTTTTCTAAAAAAACATAATGTAGCTATAAGAAATTTTACAGGACGGTTTGAAAATTTTTACAGAATAACGGTAGGTCTTCCATCGGAAAATGATAAAATAATTGAATACTTCAAAGAATTCGACTCAACAAAATAA
- a CDS encoding N-acetylmuramoyl-L-alanine amidase codes for MYLILKDKSKDKIRLRAYSFFDIFQYLANNFYLRAVLLLFFSLNGILLFTNIANAYTADRNLTKITSVYVNYQNSTINVYTIGKPFYKGYLFKKEQDNFFIVAFGHAVLYGNAGRRSIPFGDIDDVLFAQFAVNPYVVHIVAKEKLLERLPVKTIFIGNNKYDTVVYGTGKIETFSNIAPQLKKYNRQKPVFNVFIDAGHGGTDPGGVGPMGLPEAFVNLSVALKLQKLLNAKGIKTEIDRTSNVNVSLQQRVNEANNSGANLFIGLYCNSAIVPYLYGTTTYYFHKDSYPFAKFLNHYVSKHLKLKNDGTVMDDLYVIRFTTMPAVLIEYAYISNPLEEHLLASATFRQLIADAISNAIYKYYIADKRY; via the coding sequence ATGTATTTAATATTAAAAGATAAGTCAAAGGACAAGATAAGATTAAGAGCTTATTCTTTTTTTGATATTTTTCAGTATTTAGCGAATAATTTTTATTTACGTGCGGTATTGCTGCTGTTTTTTTCTTTAAACGGCATTCTATTGTTTACAAACATTGCAAATGCCTATACCGCAGACCGCAATTTAACCAAAATAACGTCCGTTTACGTTAATTATCAAAATAGTACCATTAACGTTTATACTATTGGAAAACCGTTTTACAAAGGTTACTTATTTAAAAAAGAACAGGATAACTTTTTTATTGTAGCGTTTGGACATGCGGTTCTTTATGGAAATGCCGGCAGAAGAAGTATTCCTTTTGGGGACATTGATGATGTTTTGTTCGCCCAATTTGCTGTAAATCCTTATGTCGTGCATATTGTAGCAAAGGAGAAATTACTTGAAAGACTGCCCGTAAAAACTATTTTCATCGGCAACAATAAATATGATACCGTTGTTTACGGAACCGGCAAGATAGAAACATTCAGCAATATAGCCCCGCAGCTTAAGAAATATAATCGGCAGAAACCTGTATTTAATGTTTTCATTGATGCCGGTCATGGAGGAACAGATCCTGGAGGGGTTGGACCAATGGGTTTGCCTGAAGCTTTTGTTAATTTAAGCGTTGCTTTAAAACTTCAAAAACTATTAAACGCAAAGGGTATAAAAACCGAGATAGACAGAACCTCAAACGTCAACGTCAGCTTGCAGCAGCGTGTAAATGAGGCTAATAACAGCGGAGCCAATCTTTTTATAGGCTTATATTGCAATTCGGCGATAGTTCCATATCTATACGGAACTACTACTTATTATTTTCATAAAGATTCGTATCCTTTTGCAAAATTTTTAAATCATTATGTGTCTAAACATTTGAAACTTAAAAATGACGGCACGGTAATGGACGATTTATATGTAATAAGATTTACGACAATGCCGGCGGTATTAATAGAATATGCTTATATATCTAATCCTTTAGAGGAGCATCTGCTTGCTTCTGCAACATTCAGACAATTAATTGCGGATGCTATTTCAAACGCAATATATAAATATTATATAGCAGATAAAAGATATTAA
- the hisD gene encoding histidinol dehydrogenase, with protein MKFFDAKKDNFKSFIFERRKLQLSFSVNIQHDLEIMRNKIIEEKDNALSFYTAKFDNVQIDPAEFAINEKDKKNALDFLSADERKILEKTIKRVFDYHSKQKIKTWFSFDNGENTEEYEENFKERLKSNLNAYKINENISPSGIITGQLIAPLQRVGIYVPGGKASYPSSVIMNAIPAKAAGVKELFMVTPPSDKLNNYVIAAAVLCGVDKIYRIGGPQAIFALAYGTETISAVDKIVGPGNIYVATAKKMVYGDVDIDMIAGPSEITVICDEFANPDKAAIDLMSQAEHDEMAVSTLITNSFDLIENVKKSLEKLIPKEDRKKIIEKSLDSNGSLVLTGSVNESIGIANDLVPEHLELYIKEPFEKLFLIKNAGAVFLGENTPEAIGDYIAGPSHVLPTGGTARFFSPLDTVSFLKRTSVIFSTENFLNKNAKDIKFFSDIEGLGAHGNSVLMRTRRRND; from the coding sequence ATGAAATTTTTTGACGCCAAAAAGGATAATTTTAAATCATTTATTTTTGAAAGAAGGAAACTTCAATTAAGTTTTAGCGTGAATATTCAGCATGATTTAGAAATTATGCGTAACAAAATTATAGAAGAAAAAGATAATGCTCTATCTTTTTATACGGCAAAATTTGATAATGTACAAATAGACCCGGCTGAATTTGCAATAAATGAAAAAGATAAAAAAAATGCGTTAGATTTTTTATCCGCTGATGAACGAAAAATATTAGAAAAAACAATCAAAAGAGTTTTTGACTATCACTCAAAGCAAAAAATAAAAACATGGTTTTCTTTTGACAATGGAGAAAACACTGAAGAATACGAAGAAAATTTTAAAGAGCGTCTTAAATCTAATCTCAATGCCTATAAAATAAATGAAAATATTTCCCCTTCGGGGATTATTACAGGGCAATTGATTGCGCCGCTGCAGCGGGTTGGAATATATGTTCCGGGAGGGAAAGCAAGCTACCCTTCTTCGGTGATTATGAACGCTATACCTGCAAAAGCTGCAGGAGTCAAAGAATTGTTCATGGTTACGCCTCCTTCCGACAAATTAAACAATTATGTTATCGCTGCCGCCGTTTTATGCGGCGTAGATAAAATATACAGGATAGGAGGACCGCAGGCTATATTTGCGCTGGCTTATGGAACTGAAACTATCAGTGCGGTCGATAAAATTGTCGGACCCGGCAATATATATGTTGCAACTGCCAAAAAAATGGTTTACGGAGATGTAGATATAGATATGATAGCCGGTCCAAGCGAAATTACGGTGATATGCGATGAATTTGCAAATCCGGACAAAGCGGCGATTGATTTAATGTCACAGGCAGAACATGATGAAATGGCTGTTTCTACACTTATCACAAATTCTTTTGATTTGATTGAAAATGTTAAAAAATCTTTAGAAAAACTGATACCAAAAGAAGATAGAAAAAAAATTATAGAGAAATCTTTAGATTCCAACGGTTCTTTGGTTTTAACCGGTTCTGTAAACGAGTCTATCGGTATTGCTAATGATTTAGTGCCTGAACATTTAGAATTGTACATAAAAGAACCGTTTGAAAAATTGTTTTTAATAAAAAATGCCGGTGCCGTATTTCTTGGAGAAAATACTCCTGAAGCAATAGGCGATTACATTGCGGGACCAAGTCATGTTTTGCCGACCGGAGGAACTGCAAGATTCTTTTCGCCGCTCGATACTGTATCGTTTTTGAAAAGAACAAGCGTTATTTTTTCAACCGAAAATTTTTTAAATAAAAATGCAAAAGATATAAAGTTTTTTTCCGATATTGAAGGGTTGGGAGCTCACGGCAATTCGGTGCTTATGCGTACGCGCCGGCGAAATGATTAG
- the hisF gene encoding imidazole glycerol phosphate synthase subunit HisF yields MLAKRIIPCLDIKDNKVVKGINFESVKSAGDPVELAVSYNDDLADELMFLDITASFEKRKTLIELVKEISKNIFIPFSVGGGISDINDIRNLLNSGADKISINTSAVLNPDLIDEAAKKFGSSTIIIALDVKNIDGRYCVFTHGGRKNTNIDAIVWSKEVYNRGAGEILLTSMDMDGTKKGYDIKLTNLVAQNVKIPVIASGGASCAEDFENVFNEGLASAALAASIFHYKETNITAIKNYLRTKGIDVRI; encoded by the coding sequence ATGTTAGCAAAAAGAATTATTCCGTGTCTTGATATTAAAGACAATAAAGTTGTAAAAGGTATAAATTTTGAATCTGTCAAATCGGCAGGCGATCCAGTCGAACTTGCAGTCTCTTACAATGACGACCTTGCTGACGAGCTAATGTTTCTTGATATTACAGCCTCGTTTGAGAAGAGAAAAACATTGATAGAATTAGTAAAAGAGATTTCAAAAAACATTTTTATTCCATTTAGTGTTGGCGGCGGTATATCGGACATAAATGACATAAGGAATCTTTTAAACAGCGGAGCGGATAAAATATCTATTAATACTTCGGCAGTTTTAAATCCGGATTTAATTGACGAAGCTGCTAAAAAGTTTGGCTCTTCTACCATAATAATTGCGTTAGATGTAAAAAATATAGACGGCAGATATTGCGTTTTTACGCATGGAGGCAGGAAAAATACGAACATTGATGCAATAGTCTGGTCAAAAGAAGTCTATAATAGAGGCGCAGGGGAGATTTTGCTTACAAGCATGGATATGGACGGTACTAAAAAAGGGTATGATATAAAACTGACTAATCTTGTAGCCCAAAATGTTAAAATTCCGGTAATAGCATCCGGCGGAGCAAGCTGTGCCGAGGATTTCGAAAATGTTTTTAATGAAGGGCTTGCGAGCGCCGCTCTCGCCGCATCAATTTTCCATTATAAAGAAACTAATATTACGGCTATCAAAAACTATCTCAGAACAAAAGGTATAGACGTAAGGATTTAA
- a CDS encoding bifunctional phosphoribosyl-AMP cyclohydrolase/phosphoribosyl-ATP diphosphatase HisIE gives MSEKNDFIHSIDFSKLDGLIPAVVQDYYSKEVLMLAFMDDEALNKTLETGYAHYYSRSRKQLWKKGETSGHIQKVQEIFYDCDNDSILLKIIQIGDACHTGHKTCFFSKLDNSLINFGNSEVKNIQDKNGTDSDAMHKNAESAKDIEFDGKIFYSLKLIFDLIKSRKTSDPEKSYVAKLVNSGLEKIGKKLQEESLELIIAGFNKEKHDAIYEAADLLFFYMVLLVYLDIDIKNIILELKKREGVSGIDEKNSRNI, from the coding sequence ATGAGCGAAAAAAATGATTTTATTCATTCTATCGATTTTTCAAAATTAGACGGACTTATACCCGCCGTTGTTCAGGATTATTATTCAAAAGAAGTTCTTATGCTTGCATTTATGGACGATGAAGCGCTTAATAAAACATTAGAAACAGGCTATGCTCATTACTATTCACGTTCGCGTAAACAATTATGGAAAAAAGGGGAAACTTCAGGACATATTCAAAAAGTGCAGGAAATATTCTATGATTGCGATAACGACTCCATTCTTTTGAAAATTATACAAATAGGCGATGCATGCCATACCGGACACAAGACATGTTTTTTTTCAAAATTAGATAATAGCCTGATAAATTTCGGCAATAGTGAGGTTAAAAATATACAGGATAAAAACGGTACGGATTCGGACGCAATGCATAAAAATGCGGAAAGCGCAAAAGATATCGAATTTGACGGTAAAATTTTTTATTCGCTAAAATTAATATTTGATTTGATTAAAAGCAGGAAAACATCGGATCCTGAAAAATCGTATGTTGCAAAGCTTGTAAATTCAGGTTTAGAAAAAATAGGCAAAAAATTACAGGAAGAATCCCTCGAATTAATTATCGCAGGTTTTAATAAAGAAAAACATGACGCTATTTATGAAGCTGCCGATTTACTTTTTTTTTATATGGTACTTCTGGTTTATTTAGATATTGACATAAAAAATATAATACTAGAATTAAAAAAAAGAGAAGGGGTGTCGGGGATCGACGAGAAAAATTCAAGAAATATATAA